A window of the Cicer arietinum cultivar CDC Frontier isolate Library 1 chromosome 6, Cicar.CDCFrontier_v2.0, whole genome shotgun sequence genome harbors these coding sequences:
- the LOC140920803 gene encoding secreted RxLR effector protein 161-like, with protein MANCNPATIPMEINAKLEIEIEEEPTDLTLFKQVGSIRYLCNTRSDICDSLGVVSRFMERPKHSHWLAVKRIMRYIQGTIGHGIMFATNLKHENEDLVGYSYSDWCGDKNDIKRTSGYVFKFMKSPIAWSSKKQPVIALSSCKAEYIDVSYEACQALWLESLTTELKMEICRPIPLLIDNISTINLAKNHVSHERSKYIETKFHFLRDQVERSKLKLIYCQTEVQLTDIMTKALRTSIFEFVRRLLSVKSLRNLD; from the coding sequence ATGGCTAATTGCAACCCTGCAACCATTCCAATGGAGATCAATGCAAAGCTAGAAATAGAAATTGAAGAAGAGCCGACTGATTTGACCTTATTTAAACAAGTTGGTTCCATAAGATACTTGTGCAATACAAGGTCTGACATCTGCGATAGTTTGGGCGTAGTAAGCAGATTCATGGAGAGACCCAAACACTCTCATTGGTTGGCAGTTAAGAGAATAATGAGATATATCCAAGGCACAATTGGGCATGGCATTATGTTTGCAACAAATTTGAAACATGAAAATGAAGACTTAGTGGGATATTCATATTCAGATTGGTGTGGAGATAAGAATGATATAAAGagaacttcaggatatgtgttCAAATTCATGAAATCACCAATAGCATGGAGCTCAAAGAAGCAGCCTGTAATAGCACTATCATCATGCAAAGCTGAGTATATTGATGTCAGCTATGAAGCCTGCCAAGCATTGTGGTTGGAGTCATTAACAACAGAGCTAAAGATGGAAATTTGTAGGCCAATTCCACTACTGATTGACAATATTTCAACAATAAATCTGGCAAAGAACCATGTGTCTCATGAAAGAAGCAAATACATTGAGACAAAGTTTCACTTCTTAAGAGATCAAGTTGAAAGAAGCAAGTTGAAGCTCATTTATTGTCAAACTGAAGTTCAGCTAACTGATATAATGACCAAAGCCTTGAGGACAAGTATATTTGAATTTGTAAGAAGATTGCTAAGTGTAAAGTCACTTAGAAACTTGGATTAA